The DNA region CTGCCCGACCCCTATGATGGGCATGAAGGCCAGGGCGACCACTCGGTTCACCACCCCAAAGGCCGCCACCGCGTCACTGGACCCGTACCGCTGAAGGCTCCGGACCACCAGGGCCACCACCACCGCCGAGGCCCCAAGCCGGACGAACTCCGACGACCCCACCCCGAGGATCTGCCTCAGCACCCCCCAACGGGGCACCAGGTGACGGACCCCTATGGAAAGCATCCTGCCCCCCGACAGGGCAAAGTGGACCATGAGCCAGACCACCATCACCCCCTGGGATATGACCGTGGCCAGCGCGGCCCCCCTGACCCCCATGCCCAATGGGAATATGAAGACATAGTCCAGCACCACGTTGGTCCCCGCGGAGACCAGCATGGTGGCCATGGCCAGCTTGGCCCGCCCCTGGGCCCTGACGGTGCTGTTCATCCCTATGCCCGCCATTATGAGGGGAAAGCCCCATATGATCACCTCAAGATAGGCCCTGCCGTGGGGCAGGACATCCTCAGAGGCCCCCATGAGGCCCAGGATCTGCCCCAGGGCCAGGTGACAGCCCACCGCCATGATCAGACCGAACGTCCAGGCGAACCACATCAGGTTGCCAAAGGCGTAGCAGGCGGTCTCTCGATCCCCCGCCCCGATGCTCCGGGACACCAGGGACGACCCCCCGACTCCCCCCATGGTGGCGAAGGCCATGGCCAGGAACTGCACCGGAAAAGCCATGGCGGTCCCCGCCAAACCCAAGGGCCCAACTCCCCACCCTATGAAGAGGGCGTCC from Thermanaerovibrio acidaminovorans DSM 6589 includes:
- a CDS encoding MATE family efflux transporter; the protein is MGSEPVGRLLMRLSLPAMVGMFVQATYNMVDALFIGWGVGPLGLAGTAMAFPVQFLAMAFATMGGVGGSSLVSRSIGAGDRETACYAFGNLMWFAWTFGLIMAVGCHLALGQILGLMGASEDVLPHGRAYLEVIIWGFPLIMAGIGMNSTVRAQGRAKLAMATMLVSAGTNVVLDYVFIFPLGMGVRGAALATVISQGVMVVWLMVHFALSGGRMLSIGVRHLVPRWGVLRQILGVGSSEFVRLGASAVVVALVVRSLQRYGSSDAVAAFGVVNRVVALAFMPIIGVGQGLQPILGYNYGAGKMDRAIRAIKLSLLMASGLSTLAFVLMMIFPREIFSLFTPEEALIGVGERTLRTMGLGFPVVGFQVAGTGVFQAMGKGLKSFVLSLSRQVLLFIPLLLVLPPAMGLKGVWLVYPLSDLISAIITGVMLALQLRALGRIEDGKVM